A stretch of the Enoplosus armatus isolate fEnoArm2 chromosome 13, fEnoArm2.hap1, whole genome shotgun sequence genome encodes the following:
- the h2ax gene encoding histone H2AX, which produces MSGRGKTGAKARAKAKTRSSRAGLQFPVGRVHRLLRKGNYAERVGAGAPVYLAAVLEYLTAEILELAGNAARDNKKTRIIPRHLQLAVRNDEELNKLLGGVTIAQGGVLPNIQAVLLPKKTGQSAPSSGKAGKKASSQSQEY; this is translated from the coding sequence ATGTCTGGAAGAGGCAAAACCGGAGCGAAGGCCCGCGCCAAGGCCAAGACTCGTAGCTCCCGTGCCGGTCTACAGTTCCCTGTTGGCCGTGTCCACCGTCTCCTCCGCAAGGGTAACTACGCTGAGAGAGTCGGCGCCGGAGCCCCTGTATACCTGGCCGCCGTCTTGGAGTACCTCACTGCTGAGATCCTGGAGTTGGCTGGCAACGCTGCCAGGGACAACAAGAAGACCCGTATCATCCCTCGTCATCTCCAGCTGGCTGTCCGCAACGACGAGGAGCTGAACAAACTGCTCGGCGGAGTGACCATCGCCCAGGGCGGCGTCCTGCCTAACATCCAGGCCGTCTTGCTACCCAAGAAGACCGGCCAGTCTGCACCGAGCTCCGGCAAGGCGGGAAAGAAGGCCTCCTCTCAATCTCAAGAGTATTAG
- the dpagt1 gene encoding UDP-N-acetylglucosamine--dolichyl-phosphate N-acetylglucosaminephosphotransferase isoform X2, whose amino-acid sequence MSPVPVLPLVINCFMSALGCMATLKLIPAFKDHFISARLYGMDLNKTAKKEVPESQGVISGTVFLIILFCFIPVPFLSCFVGDQCTGFPHDEFVQLIGALLAICCMIFLGFADDVLNLRWRHKLLLPTIASLPLLMVYFTNFGNTVIVVPKPFRVLLGLHLDMGILYYVYMGMLAVFCTNAINILAGINGIESGQALFISGSIIVFNLLELGGDYRDDHVFSLYFMIPFFFTTLALFYHNWYPSSVFVGDTFCYFAGMTFAVVGILGHFSKTMLLFFIPQVVNFVYSLPQLFHIIPCPRHRLPRLNPDTGKLGMSYSKFKRKDLSKLGHLILKVAELLKLLEVRRGQEGDDDFIECNNMTLINLVLKLLGPTHERNLTVIMLIIQVMGSAVAFGIRYHLGSADVTM is encoded by the exons atgtctCCAGTACCCGTCCTCCCGTTGGTGATTAACTGTTTCATGTCGGCACTCGGCTGCATGGCCACATTGAAACTCATTCCTGCTTTCAAAGACCATTTCATCTCAGCCAGGTTGTACGGAATGGACCtaaacaaaacagccaaaaagGAAGT CCCAGAGTCCCAAGGAGTCATCAGTGGGACGgtcttcctcatcatcctcttctgCTTCATCCCAGTGCCTTTCCTTAGCTGCTTTGTAGGAGATCAGTGCACGGGCTTCCCACATGATGAG TTTGTACAGCTTATTGGCGCACTTCTGGCCATCTGTTGCATGATCTTCCTGGGCTTCGCTGATGATGTGCTGAACCTGCGGTGGAGACACAAGCTTCTACTTCCCACCATTGCTTCCCTCCCGCTGCTTATGGTCTATTTTACCAACTTCGGGAACACAGTGATCGTGGTGCCCAAGCCCTTCAGAGTCCTGCTCGGGCTGCACTTGGATATGG GTATCCTCTACTATGTCTACATGGGAATGCTTGCAGTATTCTGCACAAATGCCATCAACATCCTAGCAGGCATCAATGGCATCGAGTCAGGTCAAGCCCTGTTTATCTCCGGCTCCATCATCGTCTTCAACCTGCTGGAGCTCGgtg GAGATTACCGTGATGACCATGTTTTCTCCCTCTACTTCATGATACCATTCTTCTTCACCACATTAGCACTTTTTTACCACAATTG GTACCCCTCATCTGTGTTTGTGGGAGACACGTTCTGCTACTTTGCTGGGATGACCTTTGCTGTAGTCGGCATCCTGGGACACTTCAGCAAAACTATGCTGCTGTTCTTCATTCCTCAAGTGGTTAACTTTGTCTATTCCTTGCCTCAGCTTTTTCATATCATCCCCTGTCCCAGACACCGGCTCCCCAG GCTGAATCCAGACACAGGCAAACTGGGGATGAGCTACTCTAAATTCAAAAGAAAGGACCTCTCTAAATTAGGACATCTCATTCTGAAG GTGGCAGAGTTATTGAAGTTGCTAGAGGTGCGAAGAGGCCAGGAGGGAGATGATGATTTTATTGAGTGTAACAACATGACCTTAATAAATCTGGTACTGAAATTACTCGGTCCCACCCATGAGAGAAACCTCACAGTCATCATGCTCATCATACAG gtgATGGGCAGTGCAGTGGCTTTTGGGATCCGCTATCATCTG
- the c2cd2l gene encoding phospholipid transfer protein C2CD2L, with protein sequence MELQELGWLCLVGLFLASLLIVLGWLLQYSLTLLRLQRARKTANQGRRDSAWQQKQLLSFTRPHQSQAGGVWGFVMKLRSGWDGGAATEAGVKGLLTSLFSFKSFREHFQSTWVKALNEQACRHGSSIQITFDSSLQLTAASAIDSVTCTDQSARQMVLHCNCWVDTVTFPVTVTQQSHAAVSMDTYQITIPPMVAKVVVCLEEVEDEGLLMSWTLSKQPSFTLTVSPCKLQRQGSEGEADLDMIKGLIEDTVLSTQPAMVLNLKTCVSSPLVPMDHLSVGLNSVPQSVLVKRLLLRQLRATLSKGQWSRSGELCCVLTLDQPSTERTTRFLSVPSNSNTPLEWSEEISLELGLETKELRVRLLERNGKREQFLPGHGSITLDLRSKVPTGHHILSISPGHGLAPNAIVTAELLYVETEEPRSTHNALPLRSSLTPTKKVDVDRTIMPDGTIVTTVTTVQSRLKLERSPGDSPLRSPSKVEVTEKKPTILSDGKGSPNPSKSSRLSNGLDPVAETAIRQLTESASKVARKTPTKRSTLIISGVSKVPLSEDDCALSSGYAAAMDAAMHGNHYGAGHHQDQDETTPSDVSERPSVDDVESDTGSTGALETRSLKDHKVGFLQSGSKLLFRRRHREKESCLSQSHEDISNMGNNFAAAAASSRKKSGSFSRRLIKRFSFRSAGKSKGKASATNGGASSLDN encoded by the exons ATGGAGCTCCAGGAGTTGGGCTGGCTGTGTCTGGTGGGTCTCTTTCTAGCCTCCTTGCTCATTGTGCTGGGATGGTTGCTCCAGTACTCGCTGACCCTACTGCGGCTGCAGAGAGCCAGGAAGACAGCCAACCAGGGCAGGAGAGACTCAGCCtggcagcagaagcagctgcTCTCCTTCACACGGCCCCATCAGAGCCAGGCTGGAGGTGTGTGGGGCTTCGTGATGAAGCTCCGCTCAGGCTGGGATGGAGGAGCTGCAACTGAGGCCGGGGTTAAAGGCTTATTGacctctctgttctccttcaAGTCCTTCAGGGAGCACTTCCAGTCAACCTGGGTGAAAGCCCTGAATGAGCAAGCCTGCAGGCATGGG AGCTCCATCCAGATCACTTTTGACAGCAGTCTCCAGTTAACTGCTGCCTCTGCAATAGATAGTGTGACCTGCACTGACCAATCAGCACGCCAAATG GTTTTACACTGTAACTGTTGGGTGGACACAGTGACATTTCCTGTGACGGTCACCCAGCAGTCACATGCTGCCGTTTCCATGGACACCTATCAGATCACTATTCCACCTATGGTGGCAAAG GTGGTGGTGtgtctggaggaggtggaggacgaGGGTCTGCTGATGTCTTGGACTCTTTCCAAGCAGCCGTCATTTACTCTGACAGTGTCTCCATGCAAGCTGCAGAGACAG gGCAGTGAGGGTGAGGCAGACCTGGACATGATTAAGGGACTGATAGAGGACACTGTGCTCAGCACTCAGCCAGCAATGGTCCTCAATCTGAAGACTTGTGTGTCCAGTCCTTTG GTCCCCATGGACCATTTATCGGTGGGATTGAACTCTGTACCCCAGAGTGTCTTGGTGAAACGACTACTGCTCCGGCAGCTCAGGGCGACCTTAAGTAAAG gtcagTGGTCTAGATCAGGGGAACTGTGCTGTGTCCTGACCCTGGACCAACCCTCCACGGAGAGGACAACCCGCTTCCTGTCTGTGCCTAGCAACTCCAACACCCCACTGGAATGGAGTGAAGAAATTAGTCT AGAGCTGGGCCTGGAAACCAAAGAGCTGAGAGTAAGACTTCTGGAGCGAAATGGCAAAAGGGAAC AATTCCTGCCTGGCCACGGCTCCATCACCTTGGACCTCCGGTCCAAAGTTCCTACTGGACATCATATACTGTCAATAAGCCCCGGCCACGGCTTGGCACCAAACGCTATCGTCACAGCAGAG CTGCTGTATGTGGAAACAGAGGAGCCTCGCAGCACCCACAATGCTTTGCCACTTCGTTCCTCACTCACCCCCACCAAGAAAGTCGATGTGGATCGAACCATCATGCCAGATGGAACCATCGTCACCACTGTCACGACTGTCCAGTCCAGACTTAAACTGGAACGCAGTCCag GTGATTCCCCTTTGCGTTCGCCGTCCAAAGTGGAGGTGACGGAGAAAAAACCCACCATCCTGTCCGACGGCAAAGGCAGCCCCAATCCCAGCA AGAGCAGCCGCCTCTCTAATGGCCTGGATCCTGTTGCAGAGACGGCCATTCGGCAGCTGACAGAGTCCGCCTCCAAAGTAGCTCGGAAGACGCCAACAAAAAGGAGCACCCTGATCATCTCGGGCGTATCAAAG GTTCCGCTCTCAGAGGATGACTGTGCATTATCAAGCGGCTACGCTGCAGCCATGGATGCAGCCATGCATGGCAACCATTACGGGGCGGGGCATCACCAGGACCAAGATGAGACCACGCCCTCCGACGTGTCGGAGCGTCCATCTGTGGACGATGTGGAGTCAGATACTGGTTCCACTGGTGCCTTGGAAACCCGCAGCCTCAAGGACCATAAAG TGGGCTTTCTACAGAGTGGGTCGAAGTTGTTGTTCCGCAGGAGACATCGAGAGAAGGAGTCCTGTCTCAGCCAATCCCATGAAGACATCTCCAACATGGGCAATAACTTTGCTGCTGCCGCAGCCAGCAGCCGTAAAAAGTCTGGCAGCTTCTCTCGGCGTCTCATAAAACGCTTCTCTTTCCGCTCAGCGGGCAAGTCAAAAGGCAAAGCCAGTGCTACCAACGGAGGAGCGAGCTCACTGGATAACTGA
- the dpagt1 gene encoding UDP-N-acetylglucosamine--dolichyl-phosphate N-acetylglucosaminephosphotransferase isoform X1, with amino-acid sequence MSPVPVLPLVINCFMSALGCMATLKLIPAFKDHFISARLYGMDLNKTAKKEVPESQGVISGTVFLIILFCFIPVPFLSCFVGDQCTGFPHDEFVQLIGALLAICCMIFLGFADDVLNLRWRHKLLLPTIASLPLLMVYFTNFGNTVIVVPKPFRVLLGLHLDMGILYYVYMGMLAVFCTNAINILAGINGIESGQALFISGSIIVFNLLELGGDYRDDHVFSLYFMIPFFFTTLALFYHNWYPSSVFVGDTFCYFAGMTFAVVGILGHFSKTMLLFFIPQVVNFVYSLPQLFHIIPCPRHRLPRLNPDTGKLGMSYSKFKRKDLSKLGHLILKVAELLKLLEVRRGQEGDDDFIECNNMTLINLVLKLLGPTHERNLTVIMLIIQVMGSAVAFGIRYHLVRLFYDV; translated from the exons atgtctCCAGTACCCGTCCTCCCGTTGGTGATTAACTGTTTCATGTCGGCACTCGGCTGCATGGCCACATTGAAACTCATTCCTGCTTTCAAAGACCATTTCATCTCAGCCAGGTTGTACGGAATGGACCtaaacaaaacagccaaaaagGAAGT CCCAGAGTCCCAAGGAGTCATCAGTGGGACGgtcttcctcatcatcctcttctgCTTCATCCCAGTGCCTTTCCTTAGCTGCTTTGTAGGAGATCAGTGCACGGGCTTCCCACATGATGAG TTTGTACAGCTTATTGGCGCACTTCTGGCCATCTGTTGCATGATCTTCCTGGGCTTCGCTGATGATGTGCTGAACCTGCGGTGGAGACACAAGCTTCTACTTCCCACCATTGCTTCCCTCCCGCTGCTTATGGTCTATTTTACCAACTTCGGGAACACAGTGATCGTGGTGCCCAAGCCCTTCAGAGTCCTGCTCGGGCTGCACTTGGATATGG GTATCCTCTACTATGTCTACATGGGAATGCTTGCAGTATTCTGCACAAATGCCATCAACATCCTAGCAGGCATCAATGGCATCGAGTCAGGTCAAGCCCTGTTTATCTCCGGCTCCATCATCGTCTTCAACCTGCTGGAGCTCGgtg GAGATTACCGTGATGACCATGTTTTCTCCCTCTACTTCATGATACCATTCTTCTTCACCACATTAGCACTTTTTTACCACAATTG GTACCCCTCATCTGTGTTTGTGGGAGACACGTTCTGCTACTTTGCTGGGATGACCTTTGCTGTAGTCGGCATCCTGGGACACTTCAGCAAAACTATGCTGCTGTTCTTCATTCCTCAAGTGGTTAACTTTGTCTATTCCTTGCCTCAGCTTTTTCATATCATCCCCTGTCCCAGACACCGGCTCCCCAG GCTGAATCCAGACACAGGCAAACTGGGGATGAGCTACTCTAAATTCAAAAGAAAGGACCTCTCTAAATTAGGACATCTCATTCTGAAG GTGGCAGAGTTATTGAAGTTGCTAGAGGTGCGAAGAGGCCAGGAGGGAGATGATGATTTTATTGAGTGTAACAACATGACCTTAATAAATCTGGTACTGAAATTACTCGGTCCCACCCATGAGAGAAACCTCACAGTCATCATGCTCATCATACAG gtgATGGGCAGTGCAGTGGCTTTTGGGATCCGCTATCATCTGGTGCGTCTCTTCTACGACGTCTAG